A section of the Pontibacter deserti genome encodes:
- a CDS encoding RluA family pseudouridine synthase, producing MAAYEEQDITTEDSDELYEHHRIIVDKGQALLRIDKFLMDRLANVTRNKLQEAIRAESVQVNDKPVKVSYKVKPSDVITITLAEPPRDTDIVPENIPLDIVYEDEELLLVNKPAGMVVHPAYNNWTGTLVNALTYHLQNLPTSRNGEGRPGLVHRIDKDTSGLLVIAKTEYAMAFLAKQFYDHTIERTYYALVWGEPKSDSGTITGNVGRSAKDRKVMKVYPDGSYGKHAVTHYKVLRRFKYVSLVQCNLETGRTHQIRAHMKYIGHPLFSDATYGGDKILYGTPNGTYKAFVDNAMKLMPRQALHAKSLGFIHPTTKQELYFNSDLPDDFTSVLDKWELYENAE from the coding sequence GTGGCAGCTTACGAAGAACAGGATATAACAACAGAAGACTCAGACGAACTATATGAACACCATCGCATAATTGTAGATAAAGGGCAGGCACTGCTCCGTATCGACAAGTTCCTGATGGACCGCCTGGCAAATGTAACTCGTAATAAATTACAGGAAGCCATACGGGCGGAGTCGGTGCAGGTAAACGACAAGCCGGTAAAGGTAAGCTACAAGGTAAAACCTTCGGATGTTATAACCATTACACTGGCAGAGCCACCGCGCGATACTGATATAGTGCCGGAGAACATTCCGTTGGATATTGTGTATGAGGACGAGGAATTACTGTTGGTAAATAAACCTGCCGGAATGGTAGTGCATCCTGCCTACAATAACTGGACGGGTACTTTAGTAAATGCGCTTACCTACCACCTGCAAAACCTGCCAACCAGCCGTAATGGCGAAGGCCGCCCCGGTCTTGTACACCGCATCGATAAAGACACATCCGGTTTGCTGGTAATTGCTAAAACTGAGTATGCTATGGCTTTTCTGGCAAAGCAGTTTTATGACCATACAATAGAACGTACCTATTATGCCTTGGTGTGGGGTGAGCCAAAATCAGATTCAGGTACTATAACCGGCAATGTAGGGCGCAGCGCAAAAGACCGTAAGGTAATGAAAGTTTACCCGGATGGTTCTTATGGTAAGCACGCTGTAACGCATTATAAGGTCCTCAGGCGCTTTAAATACGTGTCACTGGTACAATGTAACCTCGAGACAGGTAGAACGCACCAGATACGCGCGCATATGAAGTATATTGGCCACCCGCTTTTCTCGGACGCAACTTATGGTGGCGACAAAATTTTGTATGGAACACCAAACGGCACTTATAAAGCTTTTGTAGATAACGCCATGAAGCTGATGCCTCGCCAGGCACTGCATGCTAAATCACTGGGCTTTATACATCCTACAACTAAACAGGAGCTATACTTCAACTCTGATCTTCCAGACGACTTTACTTCGGTGCTGGATAAATGGGAGTTGTATGAGAATGCAGAATAA
- a CDS encoding OmpH family outer membrane protein, translated as MKKFLFIFLAGFFLAHISNAQKIGYIDSNFILSKMPAYGKVQQEMDKYAETWQKEIESLQQEADKLKQEYRAEEVLLTEEMKKKRQAEINKKEVEVRDYQRKVFGYEGMMFKRRQDLMRPIQDEVFTAVEKVSKARQIAIMFDKSGDLVMIYTNPIHDYTEYVLEELGLASDKANTKGKQPADALKENPDDLPAVGEGEEEEQKPVQEPKKPTTKKKPNN; from the coding sequence ATGAAAAAGTTTTTGTTCATCTTTTTAGCGGGCTTTTTTCTGGCGCATATTTCCAATGCACAGAAGATTGGGTATATTGATTCCAACTTTATACTTAGCAAAATGCCTGCTTATGGCAAAGTGCAGCAGGAGATGGACAAGTATGCTGAAACCTGGCAGAAAGAAATAGAAAGCCTGCAGCAGGAAGCAGATAAATTAAAACAGGAATACCGCGCGGAGGAAGTGCTTCTTACAGAAGAAATGAAGAAGAAGCGCCAGGCCGAGATCAACAAGAAAGAAGTTGAAGTGCGCGATTACCAACGTAAGGTTTTTGGCTACGAAGGTATGATGTTTAAGCGCCGCCAGGACCTGATGCGGCCGATACAAGACGAAGTTTTTACTGCGGTAGAGAAAGTTTCTAAAGCACGCCAGATAGCTATCATGTTCGATAAATCCGGTGACCTTGTAATGATCTATACCAACCCGATACATGATTATACAGAGTATGTGCTGGAAGAACTGGGGTTAGCCTCAGATAAAGCTAATACAAAAGGGAAACAACCAGCAGACGCACTTAAAGAAAATCCGGATGATCTGCCAGCTGTAGGCGAAGGAGAGGAAGAAGAGCAGAAGCCGGTACAGGAACCAAAAAAGCCAACAACCAAAAAGAAGCCTAACAACTAA
- a CDS encoding OmpH family outer membrane protein, giving the protein MMNKIKTLVVAFLLISFASFAQSSDQPLKIGYTNVEYILLQLPESKQIESSLKDHSTQLENQLKGKYADYESKLQAYEKGAATMDKTIREDKEKELMNLNNSIQEFQRNAQQSLQQKEKSLVDPVIAKIDKAIKDVAKENGYTYVISNQALLAGPEDGDISPLVLRKLGVDPSKAKAAEPAAAKPAATTPAKTPAKTPAKNTKKKN; this is encoded by the coding sequence ATGATGAACAAGATCAAAACCTTAGTAGTAGCGTTTTTACTGATCAGCTTTGCGTCTTTCGCACAAAGCAGCGACCAGCCTTTAAAGATTGGTTATACTAACGTTGAATACATCTTACTACAGCTTCCTGAAAGCAAGCAGATAGAATCTTCTCTTAAAGACCACAGCACACAGTTGGAAAACCAGCTGAAAGGAAAGTATGCAGATTACGAAAGCAAACTACAGGCTTACGAAAAAGGTGCTGCCACTATGGATAAAACCATTCGTGAAGACAAAGAGAAAGAACTGATGAACCTGAACAACTCAATCCAGGAGTTTCAGCGTAACGCACAGCAGTCTCTGCAGCAGAAAGAAAAGTCTTTAGTTGATCCGGTTATCGCTAAAATCGACAAGGCTATCAAAGATGTGGCAAAAGAGAATGGTTATACTTATGTAATCAGCAACCAGGCTTTATTAGCTGGCCCGGAAGATGGCGATATCTCTCCGCTTGTGCTAAGAAAGCTAGGTGTAGACCCATCAAAAGCAAAGGCAGCTGAGCCTGCTGCAGCTAAACCAGCAGCAACTACACCAGCAAAAACTCCGGCTAAAACGCCAGCTAAAAACACCAAGAAGAAGAACTAA
- the hemH gene encoding ferrochelatase: MSKRNMGKIGVLLVNLGTPDTPETPDVRKYLREFLLDKRVIDINPVGRYFLINGIIAPFRAPKSAKVYKELWTERGSPLLFHGLDLKEKLQVALGDNYHVAFGMRYQSPSIKSALEELRDKSVDRIIVLPLFPQYASASTGSVQDKVMEIVKDWWVIPSINFISSFCDDPGFIKAFAELGKQHMAKDNYDHVIFSYHGLPERQVLKGSDKGYCKLGSCCNSYNKRNKYCYRAACFATSRLLAEQLGLSEDQYTVTFQSRLLKDPWLQPYTDEVLKMLPAKGIKKVLAYSPAFVADCLETTVEVGSEFKEMFEHAGGEKWQLVESLNSEQIWVDAVKDMILQH, encoded by the coding sequence ATGAGCAAAAGAAACATGGGTAAAATTGGTGTTCTGCTGGTAAACCTCGGAACTCCGGATACACCTGAAACTCCTGATGTAAGAAAGTACCTGCGCGAGTTCCTGTTGGATAAGCGTGTAATAGATATAAACCCGGTTGGCCGTTACTTCCTGATAAATGGAATAATTGCTCCTTTCCGGGCTCCTAAATCTGCGAAAGTTTACAAAGAGCTATGGACCGAGCGCGGTTCACCTTTATTGTTCCATGGGCTTGACCTTAAAGAGAAGCTGCAGGTTGCTCTTGGCGATAATTATCATGTGGCTTTTGGTATGCGTTACCAAAGCCCAAGTATAAAAAGCGCTTTAGAAGAACTTCGCGATAAAAGTGTAGACCGTATTATTGTGCTGCCTTTGTTCCCGCAGTATGCATCGGCTTCAACCGGGTCTGTGCAGGATAAAGTGATGGAAATTGTGAAGGACTGGTGGGTTATACCAAGTATAAACTTTATTTCTTCTTTCTGCGATGACCCCGGGTTTATAAAAGCATTTGCCGAGCTAGGCAAGCAACACATGGCAAAAGATAACTATGATCATGTAATCTTTAGTTACCATGGATTGCCGGAACGACAGGTTTTAAAAGGAAGCGATAAAGGTTATTGTAAGCTAGGCTCTTGCTGTAACAGTTATAACAAGCGGAACAAATACTGCTACCGTGCGGCCTGCTTTGCCACCTCAAGGTTACTGGCAGAACAACTTGGGCTAAGCGAAGATCAGTATACAGTAACATTCCAGAGCCGCCTGCTGAAAGACCCGTGGTTGCAACCATACACTGATGAGGTTTTAAAAATGCTTCCTGCTAAAGGTATAAAGAAAGTACTGGCCTATAGTCCGGCATTTGTAGCTGACTGCCTTGAAACTACTGTAGAAGTTGGCTCAGAATTTAAGGAAATGTTCGAACATGCCGGTGGTGAAAAATGGCAACTGGTAGAAAGCCTTAATTCAGAACAGATCTGGGTTGATGCTGTTAAAGATATGATTCTACAGCATTAA
- the bamA gene encoding outer membrane protein assembly factor BamA, protein MARCIWVLFFLLLAGTASSQVLNNTTQTNPVDYTQPRQYQIGGITVSGANFLNPDALIAVTGLKVGDEITVPGEDISQAIQKLWAQGIIGDIDVTISRVEGNQIFLDFNLKERPRLSRFTFSGINKSQQENLSEKISLQRGKTVNDATLNSTRTIIKNYFAEKSYLNAKVSMTQRPDSLLPNSVVLDIKIDKGDKVKIGDIDIVGNEAFSDRKLEKQMKKTKEKSLFNILSSSKFQEAEYENDKQLLLDFYNSEGYRDAVIVSDSVYRISDDRLGIQITVDEGKRYYYRNITWKGNYLYDDAYLTKVLGIEKGDIYNRQELDKRLNYNPTGIDVSALYQNDGYLFQSIDPVEVRIEGDSIDLEMRVYEGPQATIKNVVVTGNTKTSEHVVRRELRTLPGEKYSRDDLIRTRNELAALGYFDPENIGLQPIPNQADGTVDIHYSVVERPNDQISLSGGWGGPIGAVGTVGLTLNNFSTRKFLTLSEWRPVPSGDGQRLSLNVQANGKYYQSYSLSFTEPWLGGRNPNSLTVGLFKTVRRVPRAEQDERLNVDGASVSLGRRLNWPDNYFNITHTLSYNRYKLDNYTQLFADFTTGTSNSISFINTLSRYSIDNPTFPTRGSQLSLSINLTPPYSLFQEGKGKYEYIEFNKWMFDASYFINLAGKLVLNTRAHFGFLGKYSSDADYGPFERFKLGGSGLGGGNIFVGTEYIGLRGYEDESVVDTNDPELLQAGGIAYNKFVMELRQLISPSPAATIYGLAFVEAGNNFGSYTNYNPFKLYRSVGVGARIFMPAFGLLGFDYGWRLDDIPGQPGAKNGMFHFIIGQQLR, encoded by the coding sequence ATGGCAAGATGCATCTGGGTGCTGTTTTTCCTGCTTCTGGCAGGCACAGCCTCTTCTCAAGTTCTTAACAACACTACGCAGACAAACCCTGTTGATTACACGCAGCCGCGCCAGTACCAGATTGGAGGCATTACGGTAAGCGGAGCAAACTTCTTAAATCCGGATGCCCTTATAGCTGTTACTGGCCTCAAGGTAGGTGACGAAATTACGGTGCCCGGCGAAGACATCAGCCAAGCCATACAAAAATTATGGGCGCAAGGTATTATCGGAGATATAGATGTAACGATCTCCCGTGTTGAGGGCAACCAGATATTCCTGGACTTCAATCTGAAAGAGCGCCCACGCCTTTCCCGCTTCACTTTTTCAGGTATAAATAAATCGCAGCAGGAAAACTTGAGCGAGAAAATAAGCCTGCAGCGTGGTAAAACCGTGAACGATGCTACCCTGAACAGCACCCGTACTATAATAAAGAATTACTTTGCTGAAAAAAGTTACCTGAACGCAAAAGTAAGTATGACACAGCGTCCGGATTCGCTATTGCCTAACAGTGTAGTGCTTGATATTAAAATTGATAAAGGAGATAAGGTAAAGATCGGGGATATTGATATAGTTGGTAACGAAGCTTTCTCTGACAGAAAGCTGGAAAAGCAGATGAAGAAAACAAAGGAGAAAAGCCTCTTTAATATTCTGTCATCTTCTAAGTTCCAGGAAGCTGAGTATGAAAACGACAAGCAACTACTGCTTGATTTTTATAATTCTGAAGGTTACCGTGATGCCGTTATTGTTTCTGACTCTGTTTACAGGATAAGCGACGACCGACTGGGCATACAAATAACAGTAGATGAAGGCAAACGCTACTACTACCGAAACATCACCTGGAAAGGAAATTACCTATACGATGATGCTTACCTGACGAAGGTATTAGGTATTGAGAAGGGTGATATTTATAACCGTCAGGAACTTGATAAGCGTTTGAACTACAATCCAACTGGAATTGACGTATCAGCCCTTTATCAGAATGATGGTTACCTGTTCCAAAGTATAGATCCTGTAGAGGTAAGAATAGAAGGCGACTCTATAGACTTAGAGATGCGTGTGTATGAAGGACCGCAGGCTACTATCAAGAATGTAGTTGTTACAGGTAATACAAAAACAAGCGAGCACGTAGTGCGCAGAGAGTTACGTACATTGCCTGGCGAAAAGTATAGCCGTGACGACCTGATCAGAACACGAAACGAACTGGCAGCTTTAGGTTACTTCGATCCTGAAAACATCGGGTTACAGCCTATTCCAAACCAGGCAGATGGTACCGTGGATATTCATTATTCAGTTGTAGAAAGACCAAATGACCAGATCAGTTTATCAGGTGGTTGGGGTGGCCCTATTGGTGCTGTAGGTACTGTAGGTTTAACACTTAACAACTTCTCTACCCGCAAATTCCTGACACTATCTGAGTGGAGACCAGTGCCAAGCGGCGATGGGCAGCGTTTGTCACTAAATGTTCAGGCAAACGGTAAATATTACCAGTCTTACTCACTATCGTTTACAGAGCCCTGGTTAGGAGGCCGCAATCCGAATTCATTAACAGTAGGTTTATTTAAAACTGTAAGACGCGTGCCAAGAGCGGAGCAGGATGAACGCTTGAACGTAGATGGTGCATCTGTGAGCCTGGGCCGCAGACTTAACTGGCCGGATAACTACTTCAACATTACACATACACTGTCTTACAACAGATATAAACTTGATAACTATACCCAGCTATTCGCTGATTTTACAACTGGTACATCAAACAGTATCTCGTTTATAAATACACTTTCACGCTATAGTATAGATAACCCAACCTTCCCTACACGTGGTTCTCAGCTTTCGTTAAGTATAAACCTGACACCACCTTACTCACTGTTCCAGGAAGGAAAAGGTAAGTATGAATACATTGAATTCAATAAATGGATGTTCGATGCATCGTACTTTATAAACTTGGCAGGAAAATTGGTATTGAATACAAGGGCACATTTTGGCTTCCTAGGTAAGTATAGCTCAGATGCAGACTATGGTCCGTTTGAGCGCTTTAAATTAGGTGGTTCTGGTCTTGGTGGTGGTAACATCTTTGTTGGAACAGAATATATCGGCTTGCGCGGTTATGAAGATGAAAGCGTTGTAGATACAAATGATCCTGAATTATTACAGGCAGGTGGTATCGCTTATAACAAGTTTGTAATGGAACTACGCCAGTTGATTTCGCCTAGCCCGGCGGCTACCATTTATGGTCTGGCTTTCGTAGAGGCAGGTAACAACTTCGGTTCGTATACTAACTATAATCCGTTTAAGCTGTACCGTTCGGTGGGTGTAGGTGCCAGAATATTTATGCCTGCGTTTGGCTTGCTAGGATTTGACTATGGCTGGAGACTAGATGATATACCAGGTCAGCCGGGTGCGAAGAATGGTATGTTCCACTTTATTATAGGGCAGCAGCTGCGCTAA